A window of Raineyella sp. W15-4 contains these coding sequences:
- a CDS encoding AMP-binding protein produces the protein MTGAAPTPVTAGTLTALVLEGARRWGPRPAITVAGRTLAYRDLPGHAERYATALAGGGVRPGDRVAIIAPNSPAVIDAFLGCLWCGAALVPLDPGLRGASLDRALATTRPDHLLPDRPLQATEGRSARPRTADIAPDTPAAVLFTSGSTGASKAVVCPHSQLLAWGTAVGAHLELGPDDVLWTTLPLHHTNALNAAVQALTWGAHIVIGERFSVSSYWHRAAEHGATVGYLLGSLVPRLLAAPPAGDRAHRMTRMLAPGVSSPARAELKARFGVRALDGYGSTETNYVIGSPLDRARPGWMGRLLPGYRARLAPVDDDPGHGELLLAEETPGAFATGYLGEELYGPDGWFRTGDQVRLEGGWYRFEARLTDVIRRHGENIQAREVEEILTAHPLVAQACVIGHRDGSETDVHAFLVPARPAAGPAGSADGEAFDLEAVLAYATANLPPFAVPRYVDVLPELPVTASEKPDRPALRARGLGPDTWRSR, from the coding sequence ATCGGGACCTGCCCGGCCACGCTGAGCGGTACGCCACCGCCCTGGCAGGTGGTGGCGTACGACCCGGCGACCGGGTCGCGATCATCGCACCGAACAGTCCCGCCGTGATCGACGCGTTCCTCGGCTGCCTGTGGTGCGGCGCCGCCCTGGTGCCGCTGGACCCGGGGCTGCGCGGCGCCAGCCTGGACCGGGCACTGGCCACCACCCGGCCCGACCACCTGCTCCCGGACCGGCCGCTGCAGGCCACCGAGGGCCGGTCGGCCCGGCCGAGGACCGCCGACATCGCCCCGGACACCCCGGCAGCCGTACTCTTCACCTCCGGTTCGACCGGGGCCTCCAAGGCCGTGGTGTGTCCGCACTCCCAGCTGCTGGCCTGGGGCACCGCAGTCGGGGCGCACCTCGAGCTCGGGCCCGACGACGTGCTGTGGACGACGCTGCCGCTGCACCACACCAACGCCCTCAACGCTGCGGTCCAGGCCCTCACCTGGGGCGCGCACATCGTCATCGGCGAACGCTTCTCGGTGTCCAGCTACTGGCATCGGGCCGCCGAGCACGGCGCGACCGTCGGCTACCTGCTCGGCAGCCTGGTGCCGCGGCTGCTCGCCGCCCCACCGGCCGGCGACCGCGCCCACCGAATGACCCGGATGCTCGCACCCGGCGTCTCGTCGCCGGCTCGGGCCGAGCTCAAGGCCCGGTTCGGAGTACGCGCTCTGGACGGCTACGGCAGCACCGAGACCAACTACGTGATCGGCAGCCCGCTCGACCGGGCCCGCCCCGGCTGGATGGGCCGGCTGCTGCCCGGCTACCGGGCCCGGCTCGCACCGGTCGACGACGACCCCGGGCACGGCGAACTGCTGCTGGCCGAGGAGACGCCCGGGGCGTTCGCCACCGGTTACCTCGGGGAGGAACTGTACGGGCCGGACGGCTGGTTCCGCACCGGTGACCAGGTCCGGCTCGAGGGCGGCTGGTACCGCTTCGAGGCCCGGCTGACCGACGTCATCCGCCGCCACGGGGAGAACATCCAGGCCCGCGAGGTCGAGGAGATCCTCACCGCCCATCCGCTGGTCGCGCAGGCCTGCGTGATCGGCCACCGGGACGGCTCGGAGACCGACGTGCACGCCTTCCTGGTCCCCGCCCGGCCGGCCGCCGGGCCGGCCGGCTCAGCCGACGGCGAGGCCTTCGACCTCGAGGCCGTGCTCGCGTACGCCACCGCCAACCTGCCCCCGTTCGCCGTCCCCCGCTACGTGGACGTGCTCCCCGAACTGCCGGTCACGGCCTCGGAGAAACCCGACCGCCCGGCGCTGCGCGCCCGCGGCCTCGGCCCCGACACCTGGAGGTCCCGATGA
- a CDS encoding alpha/beta hydrolase: MPVRMAYVDTGLGQIHCAEAGSGRPVVLLHQTPQSWDEFREVLPLLARRGHRAIAVDMPGFGNSPRLPAPQTIEQYARGVGAFLDALDVGRVAVVGHHTGAAVALELGAARRDIRGLVLSSCPWTDAGFRRARAGVRGVDDVDRSPDGGHLNRLWEGRRPYYPAGDIALLDRFMADALRHGLDPAEGHLACARYRMEDRAGEVRVPVLLLAGGADPYALPALPHLAAALSATTVRGPIVVEGGTVALMQQEPATVSDIIADFLDELPD, encoded by the coding sequence ATGCCCGTGCGAATGGCGTACGTCGACACCGGCCTCGGCCAGATCCACTGTGCCGAGGCCGGGAGCGGCCGCCCGGTCGTGCTGCTGCACCAGACGCCGCAGTCCTGGGACGAGTTCCGGGAAGTCCTCCCGCTGCTCGCCCGGCGCGGTCACCGGGCGATCGCTGTGGACATGCCGGGGTTCGGCAACAGTCCGCGGCTTCCCGCCCCGCAGACCATCGAGCAGTACGCCCGGGGCGTCGGCGCCTTTCTGGACGCCCTGGACGTCGGCCGGGTCGCCGTCGTGGGACACCACACCGGCGCCGCGGTCGCCCTGGAACTGGGCGCCGCTCGCCGCGACATCCGCGGTCTGGTGCTCTCCTCGTGTCCGTGGACCGACGCCGGGTTCCGTCGGGCCAGGGCGGGTGTCCGGGGCGTCGACGACGTCGACCGCAGTCCCGACGGGGGCCACCTGAACCGGCTCTGGGAGGGGCGCCGGCCGTACTATCCGGCGGGCGACATCGCCCTGCTGGACCGGTTCATGGCGGACGCCCTGCGGCACGGGCTCGATCCTGCCGAAGGACACCTGGCGTGCGCCCGCTACCGGATGGAGGACCGGGCCGGTGAGGTCCGGGTGCCGGTGCTGCTGCTGGCGGGCGGGGCGGATCCGTACGCCCTCCCTGCGCTGCCGCACCTGGCCGCGGCCCTGTCGGCGACGACAGTGCGGGGCCCGATCGTTGTCGAGGGCGGGACCGTAGCACTCATGCAACAAGAGCCGGCTACGGTCTCCGACATCATCGCGGATTTCTTGGATGAGCTGCCCGACTGA
- a CDS encoding DUF362 domain-containing protein, with amino-acid sequence MAYVIGEGCLDHKDRSCMEECPVDAIYEGGRKLYINPAECIDCGNCEVACPHGAIAVDRKADPEWKADNRAFFEIVLPGRDIPLGNPGGALKTGVVGVDTELAASH; translated from the coding sequence ATGGCTTACGTGATCGGCGAGGGCTGCCTCGACCACAAGGACCGTTCGTGCATGGAGGAGTGCCCGGTCGACGCCATCTACGAGGGCGGGCGCAAGCTCTACATCAACCCGGCGGAGTGTATCGACTGCGGCAACTGCGAGGTTGCCTGCCCGCACGGTGCGATCGCGGTGGACCGCAAGGCCGACCCGGAGTGGAAGGCGGACAACCGCGCCTTCTTCGAGATCGTCCTGCCCGGCCGGGACATCCCGCTCGGCAACCCCGGCGGTGCGCTGAAGACCGGCGTCGTCGGGGTGGACACCGAACTCGCGGCGAGCCACTGA
- a CDS encoding IclR family transcriptional regulator produces the protein MAQPVEEGAAARDIVTLLDKVGIILSTFDDDTWQQSLTELTAHSGLAKATVHRLAGEMVGVGMLEKTGIHYRLGLRLFELGQLVPRQRTLREVGRPFIRQLMALTRETIHLALRDGLDVIYVDKLEGEHALQEVSRVAGRLPAHATATGKVLLAHSNRTVLEALAFRGLTPLTRRTTSSFAVLRRQMDRIRADGFAREVEETRLGYMSIAVPVYMGERDVVAALSVTGTVQRLSAAQPRLIPQLRHAAAGISADLAGRAHSSPA, from the coding sequence ATGGCCCAGCCCGTGGAGGAGGGCGCAGCGGCGCGCGACATCGTCACTCTGCTCGACAAGGTGGGCATCATCCTGTCCACGTTCGACGACGACACCTGGCAGCAGAGCCTGACCGAACTGACCGCCCACAGCGGCCTGGCGAAGGCCACCGTCCATCGGCTGGCTGGCGAGATGGTGGGCGTGGGGATGCTCGAGAAGACCGGGATCCACTATCGGCTGGGCCTGCGGCTGTTCGAGCTGGGACAACTCGTCCCGCGCCAGCGGACCCTCCGCGAGGTGGGGCGCCCGTTCATCCGCCAGCTGATGGCGCTGACCCGGGAGACGATCCACCTGGCGTTGCGTGACGGCCTCGACGTGATCTACGTCGACAAGCTCGAGGGCGAGCATGCGCTGCAGGAGGTCTCCCGGGTCGCCGGGCGTCTCCCGGCCCATGCCACCGCGACCGGGAAGGTGCTCCTGGCCCATTCCAACCGCACGGTGCTGGAAGCGCTCGCCTTCCGTGGGCTCACCCCGCTGACCCGTCGCACCACCTCATCGTTCGCCGTGCTGCGCCGCCAGATGGACCGGATCCGCGCGGACGGGTTCGCGCGTGAGGTCGAGGAGACCCGGCTCGGCTACATGAGCATCGCCGTGCCGGTGTACATGGGAGAGCGCGATGTCGTCGCGGCCCTGTCCGTCACCGGGACCGTGCAGCGGCTGAGCGCCGCCCAGCCGCGGCTGATCCCGCAGTTGCGCCACGCCGCCGCCGGCATTTCTGCCGACCTGGCGGGCCGGGCTCACTCCAGCCCGGCCTGA
- a CDS encoding asparaginase: MTRILVLATGGTIASRPGADGVAPTLAGAELVEAVLADDPDLRDTLRVSVEEPFRRPSYTLGPAVMLRLAHRCRTALAEGHDAVVVLHGTDTVADSAWLTHLLTLPVTGGPAPGGPVVFTSAMRHAAETGADGPRNLLDALRVAGAPGAAGRGAMLVVNGEIHAAARVVKSHTSGLHAFASPGSSPLGDLTAGIVRFTRPAARPFPDPGPVEELAEIGMVPAWAGHGDVVIGALLDRGVRGLVVEGTGAGHVHPDAAAGLERAFESGVPVTVTSRASGPVHRAYGGGPGSGRWLAATPALDSGELGTARALLALAVGIATRGTGPELADWWGAVVRHQAGLE; this comes from the coding sequence ATGACCCGCATCCTCGTCCTCGCCACCGGCGGCACCATCGCCAGCCGTCCGGGCGCCGACGGCGTCGCCCCCACCCTGGCCGGCGCGGAACTCGTCGAGGCCGTCCTTGCCGACGACCCCGACCTGCGCGACACCCTGCGGGTCAGCGTCGAGGAGCCCTTCCGCCGGCCCAGCTACACCCTCGGGCCGGCCGTTATGCTGCGGCTGGCACATCGGTGCCGTACGGCGCTGGCCGAGGGCCATGATGCGGTGGTGGTGCTGCACGGCACCGACACCGTCGCCGACTCCGCCTGGCTGACCCACCTGCTGACCCTGCCGGTGACCGGCGGGCCCGCGCCCGGCGGGCCGGTGGTCTTCACCAGCGCGATGCGCCACGCGGCCGAGACGGGCGCCGACGGGCCGCGCAACCTGCTCGACGCCCTGCGTGTGGCCGGCGCCCCGGGGGCCGCCGGACGCGGCGCGATGCTGGTGGTCAACGGAGAGATCCACGCGGCCGCGCGGGTGGTGAAGTCCCACACCAGCGGTCTGCACGCCTTCGCCTCACCCGGCTCGTCACCCCTCGGCGACCTGACGGCCGGGATCGTACGCTTCACCCGTCCGGCCGCCCGTCCGTTCCCCGACCCGGGGCCGGTCGAGGAATTGGCCGAGATCGGCATGGTCCCGGCCTGGGCCGGGCACGGGGACGTGGTGATCGGGGCACTGCTGGACCGCGGGGTCCGGGGACTGGTGGTCGAGGGAACAGGGGCGGGGCACGTACACCCTGACGCGGCCGCCGGGCTCGAGCGGGCCTTCGAGTCGGGCGTTCCGGTGACGGTCACCTCCCGGGCCTCCGGACCGGTTCATCGGGCGTACGGCGGGGGCCCCGGATCGGGCCGATGGCTGGCGGCCACCCCGGCCCTCGACAGCGGCGAACTCGGCACGGCGCGGGCGCTGCTCGCCCTGGCCGTCGGCATTGCCACCCGGGGCACCGGGCCGGAACTGGCGGACTGGTGGGGCGCAGTCGTCCGGCATCAGGCCGGGCTGGAGTGA